A window of the Garciella nitratireducens DSM 15102 genome harbors these coding sequences:
- a CDS encoding VanZ family protein: MSYFIIDLHFSIFIGLFFILSILGCIIDRRRNKNYFKERCILITCFIFYILMFIKFAILPIWIFIDAEMLREMNISLNNYIQIVPFRTIIKTIEIGTWKLQLLGNILLILPIPIFIELFKGKKLSLKETIFLGFKLTISIELIQGLINLLTRYPNKVVDVDDIILNILGVIIAHFILKILDKFKFYQSFKQSSITQ; encoded by the coding sequence ATGAGCTATTTTATTATAGATTTACATTTTTCAATATTTATCGGATTATTTTTTATTTTATCTATATTAGGTTGCATTATTGACCGTAGAAGAAATAAAAATTATTTTAAAGAACGTTGTATTTTAATAACTTGTTTTATATTTTATATATTAATGTTTATTAAATTTGCAATACTTCCTATATGGATATTTATTGATGCAGAAATGTTAAGAGAAATGAATATATCATTAAATAATTATATTCAAATAGTTCCATTTAGGACCATAATTAAAACTATTGAAATTGGGACTTGGAAATTACAATTACTAGGAAATATACTTTTAATTTTACCTATTCCAATATTTATAGAATTGTTTAAAGGTAAGAAGCTTTCTTTAAAGGAAACAATATTTTTAGGGTTTAAGCTAACTATAAGTATTGAATTAATTCAGGGATTAATAAATTTATTAACCAGATATCCAAATAAAGTAGTAGATGTTGATGATATTATTTTAAACATACTAGGAGTTATTATTGCTCATTTTATATTAAAAATTTTAGATAAGTTTAAATTCTATCAAAGTTTTAAACAATCTTCTATAACCCAATAG